One Pristiophorus japonicus isolate sPriJap1 chromosome X, sPriJap1.hap1, whole genome shotgun sequence genomic region harbors:
- the cdk4 gene encoding cyclin-dependent kinase 4: MMEQSSVTQYEPVAEIGGGAYGTVYKARDSRSGKFVALKNVRVQRDEDGLPPSTVREVALLKRLGHFDHPNVVRLFDVCATMRADRETKVTLVFEHVDQDLKTYLEKAPSPGLPAETVKDLMNQLLSGLAFLHSHSVVHRDLKPENILVTSRGQVKLADFGLARIYSCQMALTPVVVTLWYRAPEVLLQATYATPVDLWSTGCIFAEMFQRRPLFCGQSEADQLGKIFDMTGLPAEEDWPEDVTLPRSAFTNRSPQLVKTYIPEIDDLGANLLLELLMFSPYKRISAFDALRHPYFQGQSPDV; this comes from the exons ATGATGGAGCAGAGTTCCGTGACTCAGTACGAGCCCGTGGCAGAGATCGGAGGAGGGGCGTATGGCACTGTCTACAAGGCCCGAGACTCGCGGAGCGGCAAATTTGTCGCCCTTAAAAATGTGCGGGTCCAGCGGGACGAAGATGGCCTGCCGCCGTCCACCGTGAGGGAAGTGGCCCTCCTGAAGCGACTGGGGCACTTTGACCATCCCAACGTTGTGAG GTTGTTTGACGTGTGCGCGACGATGAGGGCGGACCGAGAAACCAAAGTCACCCTGGTGTTTGAGCATGTTGACCAGGATCTGAAGACCTACCTGGAGAAGGCCCCATCGCCTGGGCTACCAGCAGAGACTGTGAAG GATCTGATGAACCAGTTGCTGAGCGGCCTGGCATTCCTTCATTCCCACAGTGTGGTGCATCGGGACCTCAAGCCGGAGAACATCCTGGTGACCAGCCGGGGTCAGGTGAAGCTGGCTGACTTTGGCCTGGCTCGTATCTACAGCTGCCAGATGGCCCTCACTCCAGTG GTGGTGACCCTGTGGTACCGTGCCCCGGAAGTACTATTACAGGCAACGTACGCTACTCCTGTTGACCTGTGGAGCACAGGCTGTATCTTTGCGGAGATGTTTCAAAGGAG GCCCTTGTTTTGTGGGCAATCGGAGGCTGACCAACTGGGAAAGATTTTTGA CATGACCGGGCTACCGGCAGAGGAAGATTGGCCAGAGGACGTGACCCTTCCACGTAGCGCCTTCACCAACCGGTCTCCGCAGTTGGTCAAGACCTATATACCTGAAATCGATGACTTGGGAGCCAACCTGCTGCTG